In the Cylindrospermopsis raciborskii Cr2010 genome, CACCTCTGGATTAATCATGTTTTGTATTGTCTGGGCCAGTTCTAAAATTGTGTATTCTTCTGGATTTCCTAGGTTGACAGGACCAGTGTAATCACCATTCATTAATTTAATTAAACCTTCTACTAGGTCTGAAACATAGCAGAAACTCCGAGTTTGTTGACCTTCCCCATATACAGTTAGGGGATTACCCCTCAAAGCTTGAACTACAAAATTACTAACCACCCGACCATCGTTTTCTAACATCCTTGGTCCATAAGTGTTAAAAATTCTAGCTACCCGAACATCTACTTTATTTTCTCGGTGATAGTCAAATGTTAATGTTTCAGCAACCCTTTTACCTTCGTCATAACAGGAACGAATCCCGATGGGATTTACACTACCACGATAGTCTTCCGTTTGGGGATGGATTTCTGGATCTCCATAAACTTCGCTAGTAGATGCCAATAAAAATCTAGCTTTGACTCTCTTGGCTAAACCTAACATATTCAAAGTTCCCATTACATTTGTCTTGACGGTTTTAATGGGGTTGTATTGGTAATGTACTGGGGATGCGGGACAGGCTAAATGATAAACTTGATCTACTTCTAAGCGAATTGGTTCGGTAATATCATGACGAATAATTTCAAATCTAGGATTATTTAACCATGACAGCAAATTTTGTTTACTTCCTGTGTAGAAGTTATCAAGGCATATAACTTCATGATTGTTGGACATTAGACGGTCTATAAGATGAGAACCTATAAAACCCGCTCCACCAGTGACTAAAATTCTCATGGTTGTTTGATTATTATTACTCCTATAGGATATTCATGCTGGTTGCAAATTGAGAAGTGTGCCAGCCAAATTTGTTCGGTTCTAACTGTTCGTTCTAACTAGGGATGGATCTGACCAAGAATAAATCTTAATTGATCATAATCGTCCTTTAAAAGTAAACTTAGGTAGCGACAGGCTTTTACAAGCCATTCTCTGTCTAACTTACGTAATTTATAAACTTCACGAATCGCGGATGCAACTAATGATTCTACTGGTGCTCCGGGAACTAACAGTAAGGTTCGCAGAAAATCCATATTGTCCGTAAATCTAAGTATAGATTCTGGTCTACACTTATACACTGCCTGATGAATTTGAGGTGGACGTTGAGGTAAATAGTGATACATTTGTCTTTGAGTAGATATGTCCGATGGTGCCTCAAAACCAACAATAGCAGCTTTAAATTCTGTTTTCAACATGGCAAATATTTGGGGTTGTTCCTGACGTAAATTTTTTAGGGACAACCCCAGGGCCCGCGCCCGGTGCACACTGTCTATGGGAGCAGTAGTGGCATAGTATACTACAGCATATATTTGATTATCGGATTCTTCATCAAAGGCGGAAATCCAGCTACCAAAAGCTGGCATTAGGGGAAATCTTAAATCTTCCGGATCCAAACACTGAGCCAGAAACTCGGTAGAGCTGGTTTCAATTACCTCAGCAATGTGGTCAGGATGACGATCTTCTGTGGCAAACTGTGGTAAAGGTAAAAACATGTTGATACTGGTATAAGAGAAGAGGGGGGGTGACAATCGTGAGTATAAAATCCCCACCCAAACTTCATGGTCATTTTCCTTTTTTTGTAGGTATAGTTTCCACTACTTCTAATTCCGGAAGGCGAAAGGTGATAATTTTATCCCAGTTACCTCCTTCAAAAAGAACGGCAACTTTACCATCGCTAACCCGTTGTACAAGTCCTTCATAACGATAATAAGTGTCTGCAGTATTTTTGACGCGAACAGTAGCTCCAGGTAGAATCATGTTTTTATCCTCAAATTTTGTTGTTAGCTTGATCATATAGTAATCCTAAACTATTGGGTATTGGGGGGGGGAAGATCAATTTAGTAGTATTTTTGTTGCTGACGGAAAATGGCTACAGATTCCACTATTCCTAGACTGATAAAGTTAGTCAACATTGCTGAACGTCCATAGCTCATCCAGGGTAAGGGTATACCCGCCACCGGTGCTAAACCCAGAGTCATACCAACGTTGACAATCAGTTGAAATACAATCATTGACAATACACCAATAGCTATTAGGGAGCCAAAATTATCTTTGGCAGTTTTGGCCACATGGAGCAACCGCAGGCAAATTAAACAGTACAGGGATAAGACTATTAAACAACCAATA is a window encoding:
- a CDS encoding HAS-barrel domain-containing protein, with translation MFLPLPQFATEDRHPDHIAEVIETSSTEFLAQCLDPEDLRFPLMPAFGSWISAFDEESDNQIYAVVYYATTAPIDSVHRARALGLSLKNLRQEQPQIFAMLKTEFKAAIVGFEAPSDISTQRQMYHYLPQRPPQIHQAVYKCRPESILRFTDNMDFLRTLLLVPGAPVESLVASAIREVYKLRKLDREWLVKACRYLSLLLKDDYDQLRFILGQIHP
- a CDS encoding NAD(P)H dehydrogenase subunit NdhS, translating into MILPGATVRVKNTADTYYRYEGLVQRVSDGKVAVLFEGGNWDKIITFRLPELEVVETIPTKKGK
- a CDS encoding UDP-glucuronic acid decarboxylase family protein, which translates into the protein MRILVTGGAGFIGSHLIDRLMSNNHEVICLDNFYTGSKQNLLSWLNNPRFEIIRHDITEPIRLEVDQVYHLACPASPVHYQYNPIKTVKTNVMGTLNMLGLAKRVKARFLLASTSEVYGDPEIHPQTEDYRGSVNPIGIRSCYDEGKRVAETLTFDYHRENKVDVRVARIFNTYGPRMLENDGRVVSNFVVQALRGNPLTVYGEGQQTRSFCYVSDLVEGLIKLMNGDYTGPVNLGNPEEYTILELAQTIQNMINPEVQIKFTPLPADDPRRRRPDITRAKTWLNWEPTISLQTGLKMTVEDFYSRIHAND